The Tursiops truncatus isolate mTurTru1 chromosome 20, mTurTru1.mat.Y, whole genome shotgun sequence DNA window TAAATAGGGACCCCATAATATACACATGTTCAAGCTATTCTACCCTCTGCTGAAGCTACCTGGAAGTGTTTCAGTGTTACATGGTAACATTCCTGCTATAGATATgtgtacaataaaaaaatatttggtctttcttcctggttccttGCACAGACCTCCTAAAACCTTTGGAAACTCGAGTGACAGAAGTatcttttggggacttccctcgtggtccagtgggtaagactcctcgctcccaatgtagggggcccgggttcgatctctggtcggggaactagatcccacatacatgccacaactaagagtccgcatgccgcaactaaaagatccctcatgctgcaaccaaaacaaacaaacaaataaataaataaatgggggagtgtcttttgtatgctaatgagctggtcaccagaaagactgAGGGAGTTAGAGGAttagaactttcagccccatCCTGTGaccctgggggaagggggaggggctagAGATTGAGTTCAATTACCAAAGGCCAATGATATAATCAACCTTCCCTACCAAATGGAATGTCCTGAAAAAAGCGATGGGGTTCAGGGAGCTTCCAGGTTGGCAAACACATCCGTGTGTTGCGCAGCTGGGGGCTGGCGCGTGCTGACTACACGGGGACAGAGgctcctgtgctcaggacccttTAGGACTTCACCCCATGAATCtctccatctggctgttcatttgtatccttcaTAATAAACTATAGTAAGTAGAGCATTTCCTGAATTCCACGAGTTAGTCTAGTAAATTACTGAACGTGAAGGGGGCATTGTGGGAGCCCCCGAATTTGTCACCAAGCCAGACAGAGTGCAGGCGGCTGGGGACCCAGACTTATGACTGGCATCTGAGACCCGTGGAGTCTGACGCTGACTCTGGGTGGTCAGGGTAAGGACAGGATTGAACTGTTGGTCACCCAGTTGGTGTCAAAGATTCAGAGAAAGGCCATTTGCTGGCCAGACTCAACTCTCTAGAATGTAAGTTAGAACCGAAAGCCAAAAGGCAGAGCAACTCAAATCGATGCCCCACGGCTGCAGCACTAAGGCCCCTGCACTTCACTGACACTTGTGATCTGGCCCATGGGGGACGAGACGCCAGTCACGAGAGAGCCAGGGTGGCTGCAGGGAGGCAAGCTCGCCAGATGGAAGTTCCAGTTCCCAGAAGGACAATTACAGGCGCACAGGAGGACTCGGTATTTAGCAATCTGGGACCATTCAGTGCTGGGTGCAAAGCTGCACACTCACTGCCCATCCCAGAGGGCATAAGGCACAAACAGCAACCCAGGTTCACAACAATGACTCCTGGTCATGGAGAGAGGGGTCAGTTATGTTCAGTCGGATTTTAAGGAAATATGGACTGTTCCCTTAAGAATGATGAAAACTTAACACTTTTTCAAAAGGACAAGCTGTCTTCAGCTACCTAGAAAATTCGTTTTAGAACAACTTGGGGaatactggaaaaataaaagcagctacTGATCACCGAGTGCTACAAGCCCCAAGTGTGACACCCTTCTCGTCTAGTCTTCACTGCAGTCCTGGAAGGCAGGTGTTGGCTTCCTTCTACACATGGGACACTGGTGTTCGGAGCACAGTATCTTGTCCAAGCTGGACAGCGATTAAGTGGATTGGAGGTAGAGCTGGGACTTGAGCCCAGATCGGCCTGACAACGTTATAATCTTTCTTGTATACTTTGTCCTTCTAAATGAGGTACAGCTACCATTAAACAAGGTGCTaaggtaaaaaaaattttcttccatgtaAAATACAGGACAAATCTTCTGACAATTCCAATTTCGGAAACAACCAGATGTTTTATATTGTAAGATGGAGAGCATCCGAAAGACCTGAGAGTGGCCACAGCTGTCAAAGTCCCAGGTATTTAAGATATCTGTGCTGcctcttttttattctcttccaaAGTAAACCATTGGTGCTCTCAAATGCACCAAGATTAATCACCTAGCAAAAAATACTACCAAGGACGGCAGAGTAATAGAATGGTGGCAGCCAGTAAAAGAGGTGTGAGGTCACTGAGAAAGGGCAGAGTAGGTCCCCCACATCTTGGGCTTCGCCCTATCGTCTGCCATGTGCGTCTCCTTTCAAAGCAGACAAGTTAAAGGAGATAACGTGTTTGAAGGGACAGCCACGGAAATCCACACTCAGCCTTAGAGCCACTTGGGACAAATGCAAAAGGGGACGTCATTGAACAACATCAAATCCATTGCCCAGAGTTCCACTAAATAAAGAGGACAGATGGAAAGATCAATTAACATCAAAAGGGTCTTGACATTCCTAGAATAAAAAAGCTTCCAACTGGGTATAAATCCACAAGCCTCAGAATCTAGAGAACTAATTAACTGCTGTCATCAAATAGAAATCTAACGACGCTCTCAAGGAATTTGCTAATGGCAAAGAACTGAGTGTTCAGGGGCCACGATTCGAATGGTTTCAAATGACATACTCTATGGTACCATCAATATTTATATTAAGCAATCAAAGGGGTTTTTTGGAATGTGGAAAACTGAGGATGAGGCAATATTCTCAGAACGTCTGATCTATTAAGTGTCTGTAATAGTGAAAGATGCCATGTAAATATACTATGAGATGGCAGAAAGACTGGTGACACTAGATCATATTTCATATGGTAATCTGCAAACCAAATACAAGTTCATCTTTGAACATTAAAAAGAAGCCTTTCAGCCATTGGGCAGATGTAAGAGAACTAAATGAATAAGCCTTTCCACCTTTGCAAAGTGCTAGAGATAAAACGTATAAGAGAGTTCATTTTTTAGCATAGGTGTCCGTTATTCATCCAGATAATTCCATTTAGAGCCAGAAAAATTTTGATATCTGAAGTCTTACACAGAAAGAGCAAGGaactattttttacttttgaaaaggaaaatactgCCTTCTTATTTCAAGGAAAATTCTATATTGCAATAGATTAGATCTCAAGGAAGCGACCACCACCGGTATCTGATGGGATAAGAGGCAAGTCATACTGGAGTCCAACTCTGCCCCGTTACTGCAGCTAAACTCTCTTAAAATAGAGCCTAAATACACGAAAGGGAGTGTCTGTGTTTCTTGCTAGACTTTAAGCTTCTTGAAGGCGTGGACCTTCTCCTATCAGTTGGGGTCCCCAGGGCCTAACAGAAGCTATTGTGGCCACTTACTTAGGACACATGATGGGTGACGAGACATGAAATGAGGTAAGAGTGCCTCACTGCCTTCCGTTCTGTTCTCAAACTATGTGGCAAattctgtttgatttttgttaCCATATCTACTAGGTTAGCATAAAAATCCAGACTTCATAATAAAAAGAGAAGCTTGACATTATTTTCTTCGAAGCATGATTCGCAAACCACTTGCAAAGTCTATGCCATGACTGGTTTCAAGAGGCTGTCAGGAGCTCGATGTGACATGGCCACAGGCTGAAGGCTGGTCCTAATAAACAGAAGCCAACAGGCGGAAGCAAGGCCTTGTTTGGCCTCCACGTGGACATGAAGGGAGACAGATACTCCGCCGTAAAGAACAGGCTTTGAACCTCAAGTGCAGTGGCTCCTCCCACTGCCAAATGGAGAGCGGCCACAACCTCCCGCTCTGCTAAGGGGACACGGGGCTGTTTCGTCtactttgtgatttcttctcctCTGTTTCCTTGTTCTGAACAAGGCTGGCAGAGTACACGCTGTCTGTCTGGCAGACGGGCGGTGTTCCGCACAGAGACCTCCGGCTCTACGGGGAAAGGCAGGGCTCTGGCCATCATCCAGAGATCACATCATCCATTTCAAGTCACACCCAGACACATGGACAAAGAGAGCCACTTGGGATAGCTTCCCCTTAAGAGCTCAAAACCCATTACCTGTGAAGTTCTGTTCTCGTTGTCCCGTATCCTTTCCTTAACAAGTCGCACGAGAGACGCAATGTTATAAAACTCCGCTTCCTCCAGCACACCTAGAAGGACCAAAACTGTAGTTAGATGTGTGTCAAGTCCCCAGAAAACAGCAGGAAGAGGCTGGAGTTCATGAGCTTGCTAAGAACTCTATCTTTCAAATGCCAGTCTAGTCTAACTCCTTCAGCCGGGGAAACGTTCCTTTGCTGTTTGGTGTGCACCCGTGACCTTTTCCCCAATGGCAGAGTCAACAGTGCTCTGTTTACTCCGTTTCACCCCTGCAGTTTCCCACCTGGCACCTTCCCCTGCTCTCCCTGCACCTGCCCGTGAGCTGCAGGACACCTTTACCATATGTCACTTAGTTCCTGGAACTAGTCCCACTGTACAACTCTTGAGCTTGCAATTTCTGCCCAGTTTGTCCTAAAAATGACCAAaggtctgtgtgtttgtgtgtgtgtgcgtgtgtgtgtgtgtaaatttatGTGGACCAAATTTAACAAGATGCTTATTATTTGAACAATATAAGAGGCAGTCATTGAAAGAATCCCAtgcataggacttccctggcggtccagtggttaggactcgcagctttcactgccaaggccctgggttcaatccaaaaaaaaagaatcccatgCTAAACAAAATCaaaggcctgggcttccctggtggcgcagtggttgagaatctgcctgccgatgcagggtacacgggttcgagacccggtctgggaggatcccacatgccgcggagcaactaggcccatgagccacaactactgagcctgcgcgtctggagcctgtgctccggaacaagagaggccgcgacagtgagaggcccgcgcaccacgatgaagagtggcccccgctcgccacaactagagaaagccctcgcacagaaatgaagacccaacacagccataaataaataaataaaacaaaaacaaaatatcgAAGGCCTGAGACAGGATAACTAAATGGGATGTGTGACCCTGCACCAGGAATAAAATTTGCTATGAATACCATTAATGGAACAACtgataaaattagaatataagCTATAGTTAAGGTGTTCATCAATATTAAGTTTCCTGAATTTGATAACTGTATTGTGGTTATGTGAGAGAATGTCCTGTTCTTGAGAAGTACACACTGCAGCATTAAGGGGTGAAGTCTGTAACCTAGTCTCAAATAGttctgaaataaaaactagaagagggagaggaaaaagagcggggaggaggaaacagagaatgTATTGTAATGCAAATATgaccaaaaaatgttaaaaattggtgAATCTGGGTAAACGGAGTTCTTTTCtctaaatctgaaattatttcaaaatgaatttttttaaggcATTAGAAAAGATGCTTCAGATTCCTCTTTTCAAGAAACAAGAGTACCCATGAGTTGGTAATTGCTGAAGCTGGATGCTGGGTGGAATTTACTGCACTATTCCCATTACTTTGTATGCGTTTGAAatgttaaggagaaaaaaaaagggagagtgaTTCCTCTTGACTGGTTTTAGCAGCAGTGTTCTGCAGCCACTTCATTAATTAGCACGGCCATTACAGCTTTCTCACGCAGAGCTAAAGCTCCCAGGTCAGGGTGCCCTGGCTCTAGGGGCAGGCCCCAGTCTTCAACGGAATGCCTCAGTGAGACCAAggtagccttttattttttatttttattttttttaacatctttattggagtataattgctttacaatggtgtgttagtttctgctttataacagtgaatcagctatacatataaatatatccccatatctcctccctcttgcgtctccctcccaccctccctatcccacccccaaGACAGCCTTTTAGAAAGATGTCTAGACCCACTTACGGTCCAAATGCTCTACAAACCAAAAAGATGAGTCAAATAACGATGCACCTGACAACGGGCTGGAGAATGAATTAGGTCAGATGCAAAAATTTACAAGGAAGCATGAGACCAGTCTTAAAAGAAATGAGGCCAagcctttattattatttcttttacagCTGCAAGTTCAAACTAAAATTGAAAGTACGAATAGCTAAATGTCAGAGATTTGTTGCTTCAGGCTGTGGACATTCACTGCTAGCAATAAGTAAATGTAAAAAGGGGTCCTGACAATTCTGCAGGTTCAGAAAAAACTCCAAAGCTATCTCCAAAGCTGAGCTACGTAGCTTCCTTCTCCCGAAGGAGGCTGAAGCGAACCGAAAGGGGCTCCTTCAAGACCCTCTCGGACGAGAGGTAATTGGAGGCTCCCTATTTATTTTCGTAAAGCTTTCCTACACTATCTACTGCACGTGAGTTTGATGAAAACCTCAAAATTCaaatctcaggacttccctggcggtccagtggaaTGACTTCtcgctcccaattcagggggcacgggttcaatccctggttggggaactaagatcccacaggccgcacggcgcggccagaaaaaaataaaataaaataaaatctgtgggggaaaaaaatttcaaatctgTGAAACAGCTCTAAAGATTTGACCTGAACTTTGAAAACGCCCAATGCAAACATCGTTCTTACCTTCTTCTGCCAACTCCTTCGTAATGATGAGCTTCCCATGGCGGAGGTAGTTCAGGATAGGACCAAAGTAGGTAGGGTCCCTGTCAATCAGATAGGCCCCTGTCTCGTCCTGTCAACCAAACATAAGGGTATCACTGTGGAGCTTTCAGGCTAAGTCAGGGCAGGGTTTCCACCTCTCTGTCACAATACACGAGTGAGAGGGCAAGTTTTGCTAGATATTTATCACAAACTATTGGCAAGAAGCCTAGCTTTGTGTATCTTGTACTTCAAGATCATTTCAGGGAGGGTGTTACAGATGTACAGTCATATTCATCATCTAGGCATTAACTTgaacttctaaaatttttactCTGACGCAATTACCAACATTCTTCCTTCGGGATACTTGTTATAAAGAAACCGAGGAAGAAAATGCCATAGTTGCATGATCTAAATTTTTGCTTGAGATGGACATTCTGACTTCTCTATTGTGCCTGAATCACATTCCTAATTCTAAGAAAACCTCTGTTCAGTTGGCAATGCTCCAGAACTCAGGGCCAACAACCGTGGGAGTCTGCATTGGCAGCTGTAACTCACACACTCCAGATCTGTGCCCACAGGAAGCTTGGCACAGCCAGGACTTGGCTCTGAGCAGTTTTAATCCTACTCATCTTTACAGTAAAGGGAACAAGAAGAAACTGGCTTCTACTGCAACAAGGACAATTTGGGGGTAGATCAAATAATTCCTTTAGAATAAGAAAGGTTTTGGAAACTCTTTAAAGTAAGGGCAGGACAGGTTTCCTTCAATCTGAGATTTATTACAGGAGAGGCAGGAGATGAATAAGTGAAATCAACCAATGTTTACCCAACTCTAGCTCTGTTGCAAGGTAACAGCTAAGTGCTCTATGGGATACAAGGCGCTGTAAGCAATGATCAATGCTTTTAAGGCGGAAACTAAAAGATGAACGTGTAAAGTTAAAAAAGCAACTCAGACAACAGCTCAAACTGAAAACGGGTTAGGCGCCTTGTCACCTCTCAACTCTCTGGTTAGCAGCCATGCAACTTGCCCAACAGCACTCTCAGGGTTTCATTTTCCCTGGTCTTAACGGGTCAGCTTAGGTTTGCACTGGCAAATGACAACCTCTTTCCAAGGAACGTATCTGATCTCAAATATCGACCTAAAACAATGACAGTTACCAGACAGGAGCTCAGGGACCAGGACCACAGGAAAGAAGTGTGATATCATGAGAAGCACTTCCTGCAGCTGTCGAAGCCATCATCAGACCCAGGCTTTCACCCAACTTGGCAGAGGGGTCCGAGAGGAAGTCTGAGAAAGCTACAAAGATGCCTTAGCTCACCCTGACCCAGTTCTGGATGCATCTGGCACAGGCGGTGAGGGGCTGACGAGGAGCCAGGGGAAAACTCATGCAGACCTGAGGGGCTGGGATGAGAGGTGCAGAGAGGAATACGGAGAAGGGGTGTGGAATGGGTTCTCGTGGGTGAAGGTGGGCACAGTATGGGGAAGGAGCCGCTGAGAACGAAGGGTGGCGtcagagagaaagcccgcgtgcgccTGAGGATGGGGGAGAATAGCCCCGGGGGTTAGCCTGGCGGGGAAATAGGAGGAGGAAGGGGTCCCGGCCCGAGGTGCCCGCCAGTGAGAAGCGTGTTGCAGGAATCGGGGGACAAGCCTAGGAGAAACGAGGGGGTCTGAAGGCCGGGGGCGCGCCCGAGGGCGGGGCACACCTTGTCTGAGTCCAGCTCCGGGTCCTCCTGGCAGCAGAGGCGGCAGAGAAAAGACTTGGGCTCCCGGCCTAGGGTCTGCCTGGTGGTCACGAAGTAGGTGCCGCCCACGTTCAGCCGGACCCAGCGGGCGGCTCCACCGCCCCCTGCCCGCTCGGGCGGTCCGGGACCCGGCTCCAGCGGCTGCGCGGCGGCGGTGGGCTGGCGGCCGTGCCCGCGGGGCGTGGGGCCAGCGGGGCGAGGGCTGGGGGGCCCGCGACCCGGGCCGCCACCGTCGCCCAGCCCACTCCCgccaccccctcccagccccgccaTCGCCGGGTCCAGTTGCAGCTCCGCCATCTTgggccgccaccgccgccgccgctgcccgcGCGCCGCCGGGCCGGCCCATCTCTTGGCAGGGAGAGCCGGGCCGGCCCATCGGCGGGGGAGGGGCCGGCGGAGAGGGACGGGAGCGCCCCCAACCAGCTCCCGGGGACCCTGGCAGTAGAGGCTAGGCGCCCGCCTTCGGGGACGGGACTTCCGGAACCAGCCCCCATCACCATTGGCTGACCTGAGAAATAGGGCCCGCCCCCTTGGCTTTGGGGCTGGCTGAGGGGAGGATTTCCGGTGACCCACTTCCGTTCCTTGGTGTTGTGGACTGTGGGCCGCTGGGGTCGGTGAAGGTGAGTGAGGTTTGGGGCGTTAGGTCCGACCCCAGGGGGTTTCTCTGCTCTGCCGCCTGCAAACCTCGGCCCGACCCTTGTCGCGCCCCTACCGAGGACGCCGGGCCCTGCAGTTGCCCTGCTGGCAGTGTCCCGGCTGTAGCTGCTGCTCCGcgctcccttcctttcccctcccccgaGCGCGAGGTCGCAGGGGCCAGTCTGTGACCCCGCCGCGTCTGACTTAGGCACTTCCACTAACCTTGTCTCGTCCAGCCCGACCCCAGCCTGGCCGACTTCAGTAGTCCGGTTTGGAGGCTGCGGAAACGTTGCCGGGAGATCGTTTTAGCTTGCTGAGTGACACCCAGCAGGCTGGAGGGCTGTGCCCTTCTCTCCTGAAGGTTTCAGCATTCGAGCGTGTGGAGCTTTCAGAGCTTCTCAAGTGCAGGGTTCATTTACcgattcagcaaatattcactgagcacctcctGTGCAAGATCTGTTCTAGGCGCTGGGGATTCAGCAGTAAATAAGAGACAGCAATCCATT harbors:
- the KCTD2 gene encoding BTB/POZ domain-containing protein KCTD2 isoform X1, encoding MAELQLDPAMAGLGGGGGSGLGDGGGPGRGPPSPRPAGPTPRGHGRQPTAAAQPLEPGPGPPERAGGGGAARWVRLNVGGTYFVTTRQTLGREPKSFLCRLCCQEDPELDSDKDETGAYLIDRDPTYFGPILNYLRHGKLIITKELAEEGVLEEAEFYNIASLVRLVKERIRDNENRTSQGPVKHVYRVLQCQEEELTQMVSTMSDGWKFEQLISIGSSYNYGNEDQAEFLCVVSRELNNSTNGIVIEPSEKAKILQERGSRM
- the KCTD2 gene encoding BTB/POZ domain-containing protein KCTD2 isoform X2, with the protein product MAELQLDPAMAGLGGGGGSGLGDGGGPGRGPPSPRPAGPTPRGHGRQPTAAAQPLEPGPGPPERAGGGGAARWVRLNVGGTYFVTTRQTLGREPKSFLCRLCCQEDPELDSDKDETGAYLIDRDPTYFGPILNYLRHGKLIITKELAEEGVLEEAEFYNIASLVRLVKERIRDNENRTSQGPVKHVYRVLQCQEEELTQMVSTMSDGWKFEQLCACDLTEASKQCLRARILLLSSTRWQNRSSVVFKGG
- the KCTD2 gene encoding BTB/POZ domain-containing protein KCTD2 isoform X3 gives rise to the protein MAELQLDPAMAGLGGGGGSGLGDGGGPGRGPPSPRPAGPTPRGHGRQPTAAAQPLEPGPGPPERAGGGGAARWVRLNVGGTYFVTTRQTLGREPKSFLCRLCCQEDPELDSDKDETGAYLIDRDPTYFGPILNYLRHGKLIITKELAEEGVLEEAEFYNIASLVRLVKERIRDNENRTSQGPVKHVYRVLQCQEEELTQMVSTMSDGWKFEQGQIFIIPSMCAIHHARRGEQL